In Actinomadura luteofluorescens, the sequence CGGCGGCGTAGCGGCGGACGCCGCCCTCCTCGTGGGCGTCCAGCACGCCGCGGTCGGCGAGGACGTCCAGATGCGCCTCGATCTCCAGCACGGCCAGCATCCGGCTGAAGGCGTCCAGGTCGCCGAGGCTGCGCCTGCGGCGCGTCCACGGCATCGCCGCCGCCACCTCGAACGCCGTGGCGCGCCCGGCGCGGACCTGCGCGGCGGCGGCGTCCAGCCGTTCGGCGTGGTGCTCCAGCAGCTCGTCGATCCGGGTGTGGACGCTCGGCCTCACGGGACCGTGCGCGGGCAGCAGCACGGTGTCCGGCATGTCGCGGACCAGCCGCAGCGACTCCAGGTAGCTGCGCAGCGGCTTGGGCTCGGGCTCGGTCTCCAGCCCGATCGACGGCGTGATGTGCGGCAGGATGTGGTCACCGGCGAACAGCAGCCCGGCCGCCGCGTCGCGCAGGACGATGTGGCCGCGCGTGTGCCCCGGGGTGGCGAACACGTCCAGGCCCCGTTCCGTCAGGGCGACGCGCTCCCCGTCGTCCAGCCACGCGTCGGGCATGGTGTGCGGGACGTCCTGTTCGGAACGCTCCACGGGCCGGCCCGCGATCTCGTCGGCCACCTCGTCCGCGCCGCACCGGCGCAGCAGCTCCACCTGCCGGGGGTGCAGTCCGCGGCGGGTGTCGAACGCCTCGATCGACGGCCGCTCGCCCCGCCCGATCCGCACCCGCGTCCCGAACGACTCGCGCAGCGCCAGGGCCTGCGAGTAGTGGTCCCAGTGGGCATGGGTGACGAGGAACTGCGCTACGTCGTCCAGCCGGTGCCCGAGGACGGAGAGGGCGGCTTCGAGCGAGGCCTTCGTGTCGGGCATGGCCCAGCCGGAGTCCACGACCACGAGGCCTTCGGCGTCCTCGATGACGTACACGTTGACGGCGTGCAGCGACGGGATCGGCAGCGCCAGGGGGATCCGGTGCACCCCCGGCGCCACCGGATGAGCGCCCGGCTCGGTCCAGTCAGTCGGCTGCTCCACGACCGGTGCCGCCACCGCGCGCCCCCTCTGATTGTCGAATCACGTTCGGGACGAACCTACTTCATCCCGGACATCCGTTTTATCCCCGCCCTGCCGTGGACGAGGGGCGACCGGGATGGGGGTCGCGGGCGGCGGCGCGGCGGGCCTCGGTGGCGGCCTTGCGGGCCTCCCGCGCGACCTCCTCCGCGCGGGCGCGGTTCTGCTCGGCGCGGTCCGCTCTCCTGGACGCGGCGTCCCGCTCGGCGATCGCGCGTTCCAGTTCGTGCCGGAGACGCCCCACCTTGGTGGACGCCTCCTGCACCTCGCGCTGGGCCGCGTCGGCGCGCTCCTCGCGTTCGGCCAGCTTGTCCTCGGCCTCCTCGGCACGCTTGCGCAGCGTCTCCGCCCGCCTGGCGCGGGCGGCGCTCGTGCGCGTGACGTTCGACCTCGCCGGCTCCGCCTTCTTCCCGGACGGTCGCTTCTCCCCGGCGGGCTCCCGCTTGGCGGGCTTCTCCCTGGGCTCCGGTTTCGCGCGTTCGTCCCGGTCCTCGGGCGCCATGGGGAATCCGGCGGGGACGAAGCCGGAATGGCTGCGGGGCTGCGGCAGCCGCCCTTCGCGGACCTCCTCGGCGACTCCGGCGTCCACCGTGGCGGCCTGGAGCGTGTCCTCCACCTCGCGGACCGCCTGCTCGCGCAGTGCGCCGCCCGCGTCCGCGGCGAGTTCGCCGGCCGTCCGCACGAGCGACCCGACGAGCCTGGCGCGGCGCTGCTCCAGGTCCCCCAGGCCGCGGCCCGAGCCCCACGCCGCCCGCATCTCCTCGCCGACGTCCAGGAGGCCGGTGAGCTCGTCGGCGGCCGAGCGCGCCAGGAGGTTCACCGCCCACGCCGAGAGCGTGGGGCGCCGCAGCGCCCCGATCCGCTTCGCGAGCGCCGCGTCGCCCGCCCCCTTGGCCTCCTGGACCAGGCGCTTGCGGGTCTCCACGAAGTCCGCGGGCGGGACGCCGTACAACTCGTCGGCGGCACTGGAGAAGTCCACGTCCGATCTCTACCCGCACCGGCCCCACGCGCATCGGGGTGGACGGAGACGCTCGCCGGTGTCATACTCGCCTACGAATACTCGTCTACGAGGGGTCGAAGATGGCCAGGCGGCGCAAGGTGAGCAACCTGCTGGGGCTCGCCGTGCTGTCGACCGTCACCGCCAGGCCGATGCACCCGTACGAGATGGCGTCGCTGATGCGCGCTCGCGGCAAGGACCGCGACATGGACATCAAGTGGGGCTCGCTCTACACCGTGGTCGGCAACCTGGAGAAGCACGGCTTCCTGGCCGTCGAGGGGAGTGCGCGGGAAGGGGCGCGGCCCGAGCGCACCGTCTACGGCATCACCGACGCGGGACGCGACGAGCTGGCCGACTGGGTCCGGGAGCTGATCGGGGTGCCCGAGCGCGAGCGGCCGCGGTTCGAGGCGGGTCTCTCGGTGCTCGGCGCCCTCGGCCCCGACGAGGTGGCGGCGCTGCTGCGCGGCCGCCTCGACGCGATGGAGCGGGAGATCGCCGCCGACCAGGCGGCCCTGGAGGCCGAGGAGGAGGTGCCGCGCCTCTTCCTGCTGGAGTCCGAGTACGACCTCGCGATGCGGCGCGCCGAGGCCGCCTGGGTGCGCGGCCTCCTCGCCGAGATCGAGGACGGCACGCTGCCGCACCTCGACCTGTGGCGCTCCTTCCACGCGACCGGCGAGATGCCGCCCGAGATCGCCGAGCTGGCGGAGAGGGGAGCCCCGGAGGAGTAGCGAGCGCGAGGCCCGGCGGCGGTGCTGCAACACCTCCGCCGGGCCGGGACCCACCACCGAGAACCCGCGCGAGGCGGGCCCTGGCGGCGTGACGCGACACCAGCCTATCCGGGGCCCTTCGTGCGGCACGTTTCCTTGCACGGAGGAGAACATGGCGCATGCCATCGAGGCCGAGGGCCTCGTGAAGAACTACCCCGGCGACGTCCGGGCCCTGGACGGCCTGTCGATCACGGTCGGGCGGGGCGAGATCCTCGGGCTGCTCGGCCCCAACGGGGCGGGCAAGTCCACCACCGTCAAGATCCTCACCACGCTGATCCGGCCGGACGCGGGCGCCGCGGCCGTGGCCGGGCACGACGTGCTGCGCAGGCCCGACCGGGTCCGCCGCGTCATCGGCGTGGTGTCGCAGCGGTCCGGCGCCGACCCCGAGGCGAGCGGCCGCGACAACCTTGTCCTGCAGGGCCGCCTCTACGGGATGGGCGGTGCGCGGGTGCGCGGCCGCGCGGCCGAGCTGCTCGCCCGTTTCGGGCTGGAGGACGCGGCGGGCAGGCCGGTGAAGACCTACTCCGGCGGCATGCGGCGGCGGCTCGACGTCGCGCTCGGCCTCGTCCACCGGCCGCAGGTGCTGTTCCTGGACGAGCCGACCACCGGCCTGGACCCCGAGGCCCGCGCGTCGATGTGGGCCGAGATCGCGCGGCTGGCGGGCGACGACGCGCTCGCGATCCTGCTGACCACCCACTACCTGGAGGAGGCCGACCGGCTCGCGCGGCGGCTGGCGATCGTCGACCGGGGCCGCGTCGTGGTGCAGGGCACCCCCGACGCCCTCAAGGGCGAGCTGCGCGGCGACGCCGTCCACGTGGAATGGCGGGAGGCGCCGCCCGAGGCGCCGGTGCGGGAGGCGCTCGGCCGGCTGCCCGGCGTGCGCGAGGTCGTGCTGGACGGGCCGCGCCTGAGCGCCCGCGCCGACGACGGAGCGTCGGCCGTGCCCGCCGTCCTCGCGGCCCTCGACCAGGCGGGCGTCCCCGCCGCGGCGGCGACCGTCGCGCGGCCGTCCCTTGACGATGTGTACCTGCGCTACGCAGGACGCCGGTTCGCGGGGGCCGGCGCCCCCGACCTCGCCGGGACCGCCTCGGGAGGCGCCCGATGACCGCGCTCGCGACCGGTACCTGGTGGATGACGCACCGGCGGCTTTCGGCGCTGGTGCGCAACCCCGCCGTCGTCGTCATGACGCTGGCGCAACCGATGATCTGGCTGTTCCTGTTCGGCGAGCTGTTCAGGAAGGTGGTCGAGCTGCCCGGGTTCGGCGCGCCGTCCTACCTGGACTACATCGTGCCCGGCGTGGTGGTCATGAACGCGGTGTCGCTGAACTCCTTCGCCGGGATGGCGACCATGGACGAGATCGAGCGCGGCACCCTCGACCGGTTCCTCGTCACGCCGGTGCGGCGGGGCGCGATCGCGAACGCCGGCGTCGTCGAGCAGGCCCTCAGCACGGCGTTCCAGTCGATGGTGATCATCGGGCTGGGCCGGGTGGCGGGCGCGCACTATCCGGGCGGGCCCGCGGGCCCGGCGGTGCTGGTCGCCGCGTCGGTGCTGATCGGCATCGTGCTCGCCGCGCTGTCCAACACGCTCGCGCTCCTCGTCCGCGACCGCAACACGATCATCGGCCTGAACGTGATGCTGCTGCTGCCGCTGACGTTCCTGTCGTCGGCGTTCATGGCCAAGGGGCTGATGCCGTCCTGGATGCGGCATGTGGCGGAGGGGAACCCGGTGAGCTGGGCCCTGGACGCGGCACGCGGCGCGCTCGCCGACGATCCCGACTGGGCGACGGTCGCGACGCACGGCGGAGGGCTGCTCGCCCTGGCCGCGGCCGCGGTCGGGCTCGCGGTCCACTCGCTCCGGAGCTACCAGAGATCCCAGTGACGGGGGAGAGGCCCGGGGGGCTCCGGCGGAGGCGGTCGCCGGAACCCCTTCCCGGTTCAGCGGGTGTCGAGGAAGCGGTCCAGGACGCGGGTCCCGAAGGCGAGGCCGTCCAGCGGGACCCTCTCGTCCACGCCGTGGAACATCCCGAAGTAGTCGAGGTCGGGGCCGAGCAGCAGCGGCGCGAAGCCGAAGCTCGTGATGCCGATGCGGTGGAACGACTTCGCGTCGGTCCCCCCGGCCATCACGTACGGGACGGGTCGCGCGAGCGCGTCCTCGGCGCGGAGCGCGCCCGCGAGCGCGGCGAACGTCGGGCCCGCCGGGTCGGCGGCGGGGGCCTCCTCGTAGTTGATGAACTCGCGGGTCACCTTCGGGCCGAGCAGCCGGTCGATCGTGGCGAGGTACTCCTCGCCCGTGCCCGGCAGGTAGCGGCCGTCGACCTGCGCGGTCGCCGTGCCCGGCACGACGTTGACCTTGTAGCCGGCGTCGAGCCGGGTCGGGTTCGCCGAGTTGCGGATCGTCCCGGCGAACAGGTGCCCGGCGCGGCCGAGCCGGGCGGCCTCCGCGTCGAGCCGGTCGTGGTCGATGGACGTGCCGAGGGCGTCCGCGAGCCCGTCCAGCAGCGCCCGCACGCCCGGCGTCAGCCGGACCGGCCACTCGTGCGCGGCCAGCCGGGAGACCGCGTGCGCGATCTCGGCGACCGCGTTGTCGGGCGCGGGCTTGGAGCCGTGCCCGGCGGTCCCGCGCGCCGTCAGCCGCATCCAGGTCGTGCCGCGCTCGCCGGTCGCGATCGGGTAGATCCGCGCTCCTCCGGCGTCCACGCTGAACCCGCCGGACTCGCTGATCGCCTCCGTGCAGCCCTCGAACAACCCGCGGTGCTCGCGCGCCACGTACCGGGAGCCGTAGTCGCCGGTGCACTCCTCGTCGGCCAGGAACGCCAGCACGAGGTCGCCGCGCGTGCGCCGCCCCTCGCGCAGCCGCGCCCGCACGGTCGCGAGCGTCATCGCGAGGCTGCCCTTCATGTCGACGGCGCCGCGCCCCCACACGCATCCGTCCCGCACCTCGCCCGAGAACGGCGGGACCGTCCAGTCCGCCGGGTCCGCGGGCACCACGTCCAGGTGCCCGTGGACCAGGAACGCCGGATGGGACGGATCGGTGCCGGGTATGCGGGCGAGCACGCTCGCGCGGCCCGGGGCCGCCTCCACGATCGACGTCTCGACGCCCACCTCGTCCAGCAGGCCGGCGACGTGCTCGGCGGCCGGACGCTCCGGCTCGGCCACCCCCTCGCCCCGGTTCACGGTGGCGAACCTGATCAGGTCCGCGCAGATCGCCGCCGCCTCGGCGCCCGCCCGGTCGCCGCCGGTCGCGTCCGCCCTGCCCCCCACCGGGTCGTCCACCGTGCCGTCCACCGTGCCGCCGGCCGTCCCGCCCGCCTGATCGAAGCGCACCACTGCCCCCTTGCTCCCCTTCCGCAACGAGGCTTCATTTTGCTCCCTCGCTGACCAGTGTCAACGAATGATCAAGTTCGTCTCGATCCGGTTGCGACTCCGTCAGTGCCGTACCCAAACTGCCACGCTGAGTACGACGCTGCGAGCGTTCCAGGGACGGCGGGCGGCCAGAGCCCGTGCGCCGAACGACAGGCCGAGGAGGAGCATGACCAGCCTGAGGGGTGCCGGAAGGGGTCTCCGGTTGAACGTCGCGGGTCTCGCGGCGGTGGCGCTGGCCGCGTCGCTCGGCCTTTCGGCCTGCGGCGGGGACGACGCCAAGGCGAGCGACGGCACGTTCACCGTGGGCCACTCCGAGCCGGACCACCTGATGCCCGCCAACACGACCGGCAGCTACGCCTTCGACGTGATCACCGAGCTGTTCGACAACCTGATGGACCTGACCAAGGACGGCAAGGCCGTCCCGCTGGCGGCCGAGTCGGTCACCTCCGACGACCAGAAGGTCTGGACGATCAAGGTCAAGGCCGGCCAGAAGTTCCACAACGGGGAGCCGGTGACGGCGCAGAGCTTCGCCGACGCGTGGAACAACGCCGCCTACGGGCCCAACGCGATGGGCGCCAACGACTACTTCTCGTACATCAAGGGGTACGAGGACCTGAACCCCGAGGACGAGAACGCCAAGCCGAAGGCCGACAAGCTCTCCGGGATCGAGGTCGTCGACCAGGACACGCTCAAGGTCACGCTGAACGACCCGTTCAGCCAGTTCCCGCTGCTGCTGACCTACCCGGCGTACGCGCCGATGCCCAAGGCCGGGCTCAAGGACCCCAAGGCGTTCGACGACCACCCGATCGGCAACGGCCCGTACATGATGGACGGGAACTGGGAGCGCAACAAGCAGGTCAAGCTCGTCGCGTTCCCCGGCTACACCGGGGCGCGCAAGCCGAAGAACAAGGGCGTGACCTGGAAGAGCTACTCCAGCGCGGACACCGCCTACACCGACCTGCGGGCGGGCCGGATCGACGTGCTGCAGACGATCCCGTCGGCCAAGGTCCCCGAGGCCAAGCGGCTCCTCGGCGACCGGTTCCTGGCCCGCAAGATGAGCACGACCGACTACCTCGGCCTCCCGGTGTTCGACAAGCGGTTCGCCAACCCCGACCTGCGCAAGGCCATCTCGATGGCCATCGACCGCCAGGGCGTCAACAAGGCGGTCTACAACGGCAGCTACTTCCCGGCCGACTCGCTGATCCCGTCGATCATTCCCGGGCACCGGGCCAACGCCTGCGGCGAGCTGTGCACCTACGACCCCGCCAAGGCCAGGCAGCTGTTCGACAAGGCCGGCGGGTTCTCCGGGACGCTGGAGCTGTACTTCTCCAACGCGCAGCCGACCTACGCCCAGTGGATGCGGATCGTCGCCAACTCCCTGCGCGACAACCTCGGCATCAAGGACATCCAGTTCCGGCAGGTGCCCGCGTCCGACTACTTCTCCCTGCTGGGCGACCGCAAGGAGAAGGGCCCCTACCGGCAGAACTGGGAGGCCGACTACCCGAGCCCGCAGAACTACCTGGAGAACATGTGGGGCTCGGCGGGCAACCGCATGGGCTGGAAGAGCACCGAGTTCGACGACCTCATCGCCAAGGCCAACAAGACGTCGGACCAGCAGCAGGCCAACGCGCTCTACAACCAGGCCGAGGACGTCGCCATCCGCGAGATGCCGATGATCCCGCTGTGGACGTGGGCGGGTGAGGGCGGCCGCTCCAAGCGGGTGGACAACGTCACGATCACCCCGTTCTCGACGGGCCTGATCGCCACCGAAGTGACGGTGAAGTAGCCGGCGATGTGGCGCTACGTCCTCCGGCGGCTCCTGCAGGCGATCCCCGTCTTCATCGGCACCACGCTGCTCATCTACGCGATGGTGTTCGCGCTGCCGGGCGATCCGATCCAGGCGCTCGCCGGGGACAAGCCGGTCCCGGAGAACGTCCTGGCCGTCCTCCGGGACCGCTACAACCTGAACGACCCCCTGCTGGTGCAGTACGCGAAGTACATGTGGGGGCTCTTCCAGGGCGACCTCGGCGAGAACTACACCGGCCAGAGCGTGTCGGAGATGCTCAGCGGGCGCTGGGCGGTGACGGCGCAGCTCGCCGTCACCGCCTGGGTCTTCGAGCTGGTCCTCGGGGTCCTGCTCGGCATCTGGGCGGGGCTGCGCCGCGGCAGGTTCGCCGACACCCTCGTGCTGAGCGGGACCACGCTGGTGATCGCGGTGCCGGTGTTCGTGCTCGGCTACGCCGCGCAGCTCCTGTTCGGGCTGCACTGGCAGATCTTCCCCACGGCGGGGACGGACGACGGCTGGCCGATGTCCTACCTGCTGCCGGGGATGGTGCTCGGCTCCCTCGGCCTGTCGTACGTGGCGCGGCTGACCCGCACGAGCCTGTCGGAGAACCTGCGGGCCGACTACGTGCGGACGGCCAACGCCAAGGGGCTGTCGCGGGCCCGGGTGGTCGGCCGGCACGCCCTGCGCAACTCGCTGATCCCGGTGGTGACCTATCTCGGCGTCGACTTCGGCAACATGATGGCCGGCGCGGTCGTGACCGAGGGCATCTTCAACCTGCCGGGCATCGGGGGGCAGGTGTTCGAGTCGATCCAGCTGAAGGAGGGGCCCGTCGTGGTCGGCGCGGTCACCCTGCTCGTGCTGATCTTCCTGCTGGTCAACCTGGTCGTGGACCTGCTGTACGGGGTGCTCGACCCGCGGATCAGGTACGAGTGAGGAGCGCATGACCATCAAGCAGCCGGACGCGGGGCCGCCGGGCACCGAGCCGGAACCGGCGCCCGGCGCCGGGGCCCCGGGGACGAGCGCCGCCGCGGTCGCCGTCGCGGGCGGGCAGATCGGCCGGGCCTCGCTGTGGGACGACGCGTGGCACGAGCTGCGGCGCCGCTGGGTCTTCTGGGGTTCGGTGGCGGTCCTCGCGCTCGTGACGGTCATGGCGGCGGTGCCGCGGGTGTTCACCGCCAAGGGCGTCAACGAGGGCTGCGACCCCAACGACGCCAAGCTCGGGCCGTCCGGCGGCCACTGGTTCGGCACCGACCTCGCGGGCTGCGACTACTACGCGCACGTCGTGCACGGCGCCCGCCCGACGCTGCTGATCGGCGTCGCGGTCACCCTGTTCGCGCTGCTGATCGCGCTGCTGTTCGGGCTCCTCGCCGGATACTACGGCGGGATGGTCGACGCCCTGATCGCCCGGCTGACCGACATCTTCTTCGGGCTGCCGTTCGTGCTCGGCGCCACCGTGATCCTGGTCGCGTTCCCCTCGCACGGCGTGTGGGCGATGACGCTGGTGCTGGTCCTGCTCGGCTGGACCACGATGATCCGCATCATGCGGGGGCAGGTCATCTCCGTCCGGGACGCCGACTACGTGCAGGCGGCGCGGCTGCTCGGCGCGTCCGACCGGCGGATCATGATCCGGCACATCCTGCCGAACGCGATCGCCCCGGTGATCGTGGTGGCGACCCTCAACGTGGGCCACGTGATCGTGGGCGAGGCGACGCTGGACTTCCTCGGCGTCGGCCTGCAGTACCCGGAGGTCTCCTGGGGGCTCCAGCTCAACCAGGCGAAGGACTCCTTCGTCGACCACCCGCACCTGCTGATCTTCCCCGCGCTGTTCCTGTCGGCGACGGTGCTGAGCTTCCTGATGCTCGGCGACGCCGTCCGCGACGCCCTCGACCCCAAGCTGCGGTGAGCCGAGACATGACCACGGACCTGAAGGACGACCCGGTTCCCGCCCCGGAACCGGAGGCGCCGCTGCTGAGCGTCGAGGACCTGCACGTCCGGTTCCGCGTGCGGGACCAGGACGTGCACGCGGTGAACGGGCTGTCGTACACGCTCG encodes:
- a CDS encoding ABC transporter permease; amino-acid sequence: MTIKQPDAGPPGTEPEPAPGAGAPGTSAAAVAVAGGQIGRASLWDDAWHELRRRWVFWGSVAVLALVTVMAAVPRVFTAKGVNEGCDPNDAKLGPSGGHWFGTDLAGCDYYAHVVHGARPTLLIGVAVTLFALLIALLFGLLAGYYGGMVDALIARLTDIFFGLPFVLGATVILVAFPSHGVWAMTLVLVLLGWTTMIRIMRGQVISVRDADYVQAARLLGASDRRIMIRHILPNAIAPVIVVATLNVGHVIVGEATLDFLGVGLQYPEVSWGLQLNQAKDSFVDHPHLLIFPALFLSATVLSFLMLGDAVRDALDPKLR
- a CDS encoding M20/M25/M40 family metallo-hydrolase: MGGRADATGGDRAGAEAAAICADLIRFATVNRGEGVAEPERPAAEHVAGLLDEVGVETSIVEAAPGRASVLARIPGTDPSHPAFLVHGHLDVVPADPADWTVPPFSGEVRDGCVWGRGAVDMKGSLAMTLATVRARLREGRRTRGDLVLAFLADEECTGDYGSRYVAREHRGLFEGCTEAISESGGFSVDAGGARIYPIATGERGTTWMRLTARGTAGHGSKPAPDNAVAEIAHAVSRLAAHEWPVRLTPGVRALLDGLADALGTSIDHDRLDAEAARLGRAGHLFAGTIRNSANPTRLDAGYKVNVVPGTATAQVDGRYLPGTGEEYLATIDRLLGPKVTREFINYEEAPAADPAGPTFAALAGALRAEDALARPVPYVMAGGTDAKSFHRIGITSFGFAPLLLGPDLDYFGMFHGVDERVPLDGLAFGTRVLDRFLDTR
- a CDS encoding peptide ABC transporter substrate-binding protein, with the protein product MNVAGLAAVALAASLGLSACGGDDAKASDGTFTVGHSEPDHLMPANTTGSYAFDVITELFDNLMDLTKDGKAVPLAAESVTSDDQKVWTIKVKAGQKFHNGEPVTAQSFADAWNNAAYGPNAMGANDYFSYIKGYEDLNPEDENAKPKADKLSGIEVVDQDTLKVTLNDPFSQFPLLLTYPAYAPMPKAGLKDPKAFDDHPIGNGPYMMDGNWERNKQVKLVAFPGYTGARKPKNKGVTWKSYSSADTAYTDLRAGRIDVLQTIPSAKVPEAKRLLGDRFLARKMSTTDYLGLPVFDKRFANPDLRKAISMAIDRQGVNKAVYNGSYFPADSLIPSIIPGHRANACGELCTYDPAKARQLFDKAGGFSGTLELYFSNAQPTYAQWMRIVANSLRDNLGIKDIQFRQVPASDYFSLLGDRKEKGPYRQNWEADYPSPQNYLENMWGSAGNRMGWKSTEFDDLIAKANKTSDQQQANALYNQAEDVAIREMPMIPLWTWAGEGGRSKRVDNVTITPFSTGLIATEVTVK
- a CDS encoding ATP-binding cassette domain-containing protein yields the protein MAHAIEAEGLVKNYPGDVRALDGLSITVGRGEILGLLGPNGAGKSTTVKILTTLIRPDAGAAAVAGHDVLRRPDRVRRVIGVVSQRSGADPEASGRDNLVLQGRLYGMGGARVRGRAAELLARFGLEDAAGRPVKTYSGGMRRRLDVALGLVHRPQVLFLDEPTTGLDPEARASMWAEIARLAGDDALAILLTTHYLEEADRLARRLAIVDRGRVVVQGTPDALKGELRGDAVHVEWREAPPEAPVREALGRLPGVREVVLDGPRLSARADDGASAVPAVLAALDQAGVPAAAATVARPSLDDVYLRYAGRRFAGAGAPDLAGTASGGAR
- a CDS encoding PadR family transcriptional regulator, yielding MARRRKVSNLLGLAVLSTVTARPMHPYEMASLMRARGKDRDMDIKWGSLYTVVGNLEKHGFLAVEGSAREGARPERTVYGITDAGRDELADWVRELIGVPERERPRFEAGLSVLGALGPDEVAALLRGRLDAMEREIAADQAALEAEEEVPRLFLLESEYDLAMRRAEAAWVRGLLAEIEDGTLPHLDLWRSFHATGEMPPEIAELAERGAPEE
- a CDS encoding ABC transporter permease, translating into MWRYVLRRLLQAIPVFIGTTLLIYAMVFALPGDPIQALAGDKPVPENVLAVLRDRYNLNDPLLVQYAKYMWGLFQGDLGENYTGQSVSEMLSGRWAVTAQLAVTAWVFELVLGVLLGIWAGLRRGRFADTLVLSGTTLVIAVPVFVLGYAAQLLFGLHWQIFPTAGTDDGWPMSYLLPGMVLGSLGLSYVARLTRTSLSENLRADYVRTANAKGLSRARVVGRHALRNSLIPVVTYLGVDFGNMMAGAVVTEGIFNLPGIGGQVFESIQLKEGPVVVGAVTLLVLIFLLVNLVVDLLYGVLDPRIRYE
- a CDS encoding MBL fold metallo-hydrolase; this translates as MAAPVVEQPTDWTEPGAHPVAPGVHRIPLALPIPSLHAVNVYVIEDAEGLVVVDSGWAMPDTKASLEAALSVLGHRLDDVAQFLVTHAHWDHYSQALALRESFGTRVRIGRGERPSIEAFDTRRGLHPRQVELLRRCGADEVADEIAGRPVERSEQDVPHTMPDAWLDDGERVALTERGLDVFATPGHTRGHIVLRDAAAGLLFAGDHILPHITPSIGLETEPEPKPLRSYLESLRLVRDMPDTVLLPAHGPVRPSVHTRIDELLEHHAERLDAAAAQVRAGRATAFEVAAAMPWTRRRRSLGDLDAFSRMLAVLEIEAHLDVLADRGVLDAHEEGGVRRYAAGR
- a CDS encoding ABC transporter permease produces the protein MTALATGTWWMTHRRLSALVRNPAVVVMTLAQPMIWLFLFGELFRKVVELPGFGAPSYLDYIVPGVVVMNAVSLNSFAGMATMDEIERGTLDRFLVTPVRRGAIANAGVVEQALSTAFQSMVIIGLGRVAGAHYPGGPAGPAVLVAASVLIGIVLAALSNTLALLVRDRNTIIGLNVMLLLPLTFLSSAFMAKGLMPSWMRHVAEGNPVSWALDAARGALADDPDWATVATHGGGLLALAAAAVGLAVHSLRSYQRSQ